The Desmospora profundinema sequence CTGGTACCCAGCAGCACCGGGTAACCCAGATCCACGATCTCCTCCAGATGGGCCATCACCTTCAGATTGTCCTCATAACGCTTGCCGAAGCCAATTCCCGGATCCAGAATGATACGCTCTTCCTTTACCCCGGCGGCTTTGGCGATCGCGACGCTCTCCAGCAAATCGCGGCGGATGTCGGCGATCAGATCGGTGTAGACGGCCTCTTCCCGGTTGTGCATCAGGATGACAGGCACATCCCATTCCGCCGCCACCCGGGCCATATCCGGATCTTTCTTAAACCCCCATACATCATTGATGAGGTGAGCACCCGCCTGAATCGCTTGCCAAGCAACCTCGGCTTTATAGGTATCAATCGAGAGCGGACGGTCCATCACCGGAGCCAGCGCCTGGATGATAGGGATCACTCGGGAGAGCTCCTCATCCTGGGAGACCGGAACCGCTTGGGGGCGGGTGGATTCCCCGCCCACGTCGATGAGATCGGCTCCTTCGGCCGCCATCTGGCGTGCATGGGCCACCGCCCGGTCGACACGGTTGTACTCTCCCCCGTCGGAAAAGGAATCGGGGGTGACGTTCAGGATGCCCATCACCAGGGTACGCTCATGAAGGGGCAACCGGTAGGGGCCCACCCGCAACGGCCCCCGGTGGGTGCTTGGACGATACGTAGTTTGCAGGGTCATAACGGGCAGCTCCTTTTCGTAGTGATGTCAACCGGCCGGGGCGGC is a genomic window containing:
- the folP gene encoding dihydropteroate synthase, whose product is MTLQTTYRPSTHRGPLRVGPYRLPLHERTLVMGILNVTPDSFSDGGEYNRVDRAVAHARQMAAEGADLIDVGGESTRPQAVPVSQDEELSRVIPIIQALAPVMDRPLSIDTYKAEVAWQAIQAGAHLINDVWGFKKDPDMARVAAEWDVPVILMHNREEAVYTDLIADIRRDLLESVAIAKAAGVKEERIILDPGIGFGKRYEDNLKVMAHLEEIVDLGYPVLLGTSRKSMVGIALDLPVEERVEGTGATVTLGIAKGCGIVRVHDVRAMVRVARMTDAMVRARA